DNA from Candidatus Rokuibacteriota bacterium:
CTCCTCCGCGTAGCGCGTTACCGCCTCCTGCATCCGCAGCGCGGCGTAGCAGGCCCGCACGGCGTGATCCTCGTGGGCCAGCGGCGCGCCGAAGAGCGCCATGATCCCGTCGCCCATGACCTGGTTGACGGTGCCCTCGTACCGGTGGACGGCCGCCATCATGTGCTCGAGCACGGGATCAAGGACCTTCCGCGCCTCCTCGGGATCGCGGTCCGCCAGCAACTCCATCGAGCCCTTGAGGTCGGCGAAGAGGACCGTGACCTGCTTGCGTTCCCCCCCCAGCGCGGCCTTCGAGGTGAGGATCTTCTCGGCGAGATGCTTGGGGGTATAGGACTCCGGAGAGCCGAAGCCAGGCTTGGCGGACTCGCCCAGCGGAGCGGCGCACTGGCCACAGAACTTGTGCTCGGGTGGGTTACTCGCCCCGCACGATGGGCATACCGAAGCGAGCGCCGCGGCGCACTGGCCGCAGAACCTCATGCCAGCCGGATTCTCCGCGTGGCATCGAGGACACGTCATCCTGCAGCCTCCAGCGAGTCCGAGCCAGTCAGAACGGTTGGCGCGAGGGTAGGGGAGCAATCCGTGGCGGTCAAGCGGGAGTGGTCGTCACGCGATGGATGGACCTGACGGCCTGTGAAACGCTCTATGGGGGGCGTAGCCTGCAAGAATGCTTTCTCCTTCGGCTCCCTGCGCGGCGAAGGCTCGCCTGACACCCCCGTGACCACGAACCTGGTACCTGGGACGGGCCGCCGCTGGGGGTGAAGGCGAGCGGGCGATGGCGATCCTTCTGGGGCCCCGAGTCATCCTGCGCCGCTGCGTGGCCGTGGTCAAGGAGCGGGCAGAGAGGGGCGCGGCGGGGCGCTGGGACGGCGGCGAGTGTCGGGGGCCGCGTCGAGAGAGGAGGCGAGTGGTGGGGACCCGACAGTGATGATGGGCCGGGAGGCGCCGCTCCTCCTCACGTGCGCTGGAATGCTCCAGAGTGCGCCCGCGATGGGCACACTTTGGGCACAATCGGCCCCGGGGTCAAGGAGGGATGTCGTCTAAGCCGGGAAGAAGAATGGTGGGCTGGGACGGGATTGAACCGCCGACTCAAGGAGTTCCAGCCGGCCCCGGGGATGGGGACCATGCACCGCCATCGTCCGGCATTGTCATGGTGATGCACTCGCCCGGCGAGCACCCATCGATTCGCGATGCCGCGGCCCGGGTGGCCCCTCCCTGACCGGTCGTCACGAACGTCGGGTGTCGTGCGCCTCCGAAGGCACGTACTTCGGCCGGGACGGCATCAGCACGCTCTGTCGCGACGGATGGAAGGCCTCATCGGCCGCGAGCGCCTCACCCCACACAGGCGAGCCCTCCAGCTCGTTGCTCACGAACTCGTCCCGGAAGTCCGGGTCGTGCAGGCGCCGGAACGCGCCACGCTGGACCAGGAGCTTCATCATCTCCGAACTGCCCCCCGTGAGCCGGGCCGCGCGCAGGTCGCGTTGAATCCGCTCGACGGGGTACTTGGTCGTGTAGCCCATGCCGCCGATGATCTGAATCGCCTCATCGGCAACCTGCCAGGCGTACTCCGTGCCGAGGAGCTTGGCCATGGCGACTTCCATCGTCGCGGCGCGACCGAGCCCGTGATCGAGCAGCGCGGCCGCCCGGTCGTTCAGGAGGTAGGCCGCGTCGAGCCTGGCCGCGCACTCCGCGACCTTGAATGCGATGACGGCCTGCCCCTGGAGCTTCGTGGCGAACGCGTCCCGGTGCTCCGCGTAGTTGGACGCGATGCCGAGGGCCCGCCGCGCGCCGCCGAGCTGCGCGCGCGTCATCACGACCCGCTCGACGAGCAGCTCGTCCATGAGGATCTGCCAGCCCTGCCCCGGACGGCCGACGATCTGCTCGGGACCGACACGGACGTCGCGGAACTCGATCCACGACGATCCCATCCCGCGGAAGCCGTGCCAGTCGCACTGGACGTCACGGATCAGGAACCCGGGGTCGCTCGTGTCGACACACACGGCGACGAAGTCCGTGCGCGCGTCGTCGCTCTCGCCGAGCCGCGCGGCGGCGAGGATGAAGTTGGCGGTCTGCGCGCCGTCGATGAAGCGCTTC
Protein-coding regions in this window:
- a CDS encoding zinc ribbon domain-containing protein, coding for MRFCGQCAAALASVCPSCGASNPPEHKFCGQCAAPLGESAKPGFGSPESYTPKHLAEKILTSKAALGGERKQVTVLFADLKGSMELLADRDPEEARKVLDPVLEHMMAAVHRYEGTVNQVMGDGIMALFGAPLAHEDHAVRACYAALRMQEAVTRYAEE
- a CDS encoding acyl-CoA/acyl-ACP dehydrogenase, with product MIGASMLSPELQAFQAEVHEQIKTLVTPGLLFALDRNEIPYPLDFIRAMGDRRLLGVNVRAATGGPGLTIQHDALISEEVGYWGTAAMACARTFTAHVGYVLDRYGSRAIHERYLQPMLAGRLIACQGMTEPTVGSNVAGARTLLKRDGAGYVLNGQKRFIDGAQTANFILAAARLGESDDARTDFVAVCVDTSDPGFLIRDVQCDWHGFRGMGSSWIEFRDVRVGPEQIVGRPGQGWQILMDELLVERVVMTRAQLGGARRALGIASNYAEHRDAFATKLQGQAVIAFKVAECAARLDAAYLLNDRAAALLDHGLGRAATMEVAMAKLLGTEYAWQVADEAIQIIGGMGYTTKYPVERIQRDLRAARLTGGSSEMMKLLVQRGAFRRLHDPDFRDEFVSNELEGSPVWGEALAADEAFHPSRQSVLMPSRPKYVPSEAHDTRRS